TATCAATTGTAATCTGGTTTTGAACACAAACTAAAGATTTGCCGTAAtctatttgcagtatttttgttttttttatatgctccTCAGCTCATCCTAAAGCTAAATTGTTCCTCACCCATGGTGGATCTCATGGTATCTATGAAAGCATTTGCAATGGCATCCCCATGCTTATGTTTCCACTGTTTGGGGACCAGTCGGATAACGTTCACCGCATGGTGGTCCGCGGTGTTGCTGAGAAACTCAGCATGCACGATGTGACATCAGAAAAACTGCTGGTGGCTCTAAATAATATGAGCAACAACAAAAGGTAAAACAGGtttcacacattccaaaaaaatatataagtaaacCTTCTCTACAATAATTAAGAATATAAATGGTCCGTAGTTAATAACTGCTATCCTAAATATTCTACATTGTGTCATGTTTAGAGATAATGTATGCCATACATCATAGTTTATattatattgcaattttttagcATATTTTCGATGCATCTGAGGTCATTTTGGAATTATGTCCCAAACAAGTGACTGCCACTCATTCACTTTGACCAGTTTCTTGACAAACTCTGATAAAAACTACTCTGAGCCTGGATAATGCTGtgtgatatggaaaaaaaaaatctcctatcacctcatctcatcacattttctgaaccgctttatcctcattagggtcatggggggtgctgtagcctatcccagctaacttcaggCCATAggtggtggacaccctgaattggtgaccagccaatcgcagggcacaatgagacaagtTTGTCATTACGGATGTTGACGTTTAAGACTGTTGTATAATACATTCACATATCATTTATAATAcattaaattatattaatattacaaCTAATTTTGTTCATATACGTTGCTATTTTCATATCTTTGGCATGCATTACTCACCTACGGTTGACTTGAAGCCAATTGGTGGTAAAACTGGGATTTCATCAGTGTAGCAAATCCGGACGAATTGAGCGTCATCTACTGtctaaaatgtgcactacagaaaatgttttttttttaggccaaatTGACGAGAGACATAAAATGTCAATAGAAAATTATATGTCATTTTCCCCATACATATCGCCCTATTGTACAGCACCAGTTCTACGAGTGCCTTATTGTAAATGGTTAGAAGATATGAATTAAGGGCCTCGCTTATATAATGATGTGGTTTCGTACAGGTACAAAGAGAAAATGGAGAAACTGTCCGCTCTTCACCTGGATCGCCTCATAAAACCTTTAGATCTGGCTGTTTTCTGGACTGAGTTTGTCATTAGGCATAAAGGAGCCGCACATTTACGTACAGCTGCACATGACCTCAACTGGTTCCAGTATCACAGCCTGGATGTTTTAGGTTTCCTTTTGGCTGTAGTTGCCACTACACTGTTAGTGACTCTCAAATGCTGCTTGTTCTTCACCCGCAAACTTTGCACAAAGGGTACTGTGAAACGGAAAAGAGCATAAAACTCTGAAATGGATGTACGTACACTAAATGCGATATACCGATCTATACATGTTTTAATGTATGATTTGATGATTGTGtggaagtgtgtgtgcgtgtgttctaACAGTTCTAATTTTAAGATgatcactgcaaaaaaaaaaaaagtatattttactACATTGCAAGTTTTGATCTAAAAGCATCACAAAACATATAAACTctcaaaaaaacataactatCATTTCCATATGTTTTTAAAGGGGATTCTGGAGGTCCAAAAATCTGCAATACCTAAATTCAAGGAATATTAGCCTTTGTCTATGAAGAGGACTATAACAATTGTAGTTTTCCACATCTCTTCACTAAAGTTTACTGCTTCCTTCCTTGGATTAAGGAAGTGATGCAAGGGAAAGTTGTGGCGTAAGCATATTGCAGAATTGCTTGACTTGCTAAATACAGGCAGGTTATCATCATTGCTCttagtttttaaagaaaaagcagtaTAGTACTTCATTCAGAAAGAAACCGCACTACTAGGGAGaagcatttttattgattttagcATGAGACAAatacataacataaaaatattaaacacatgatgactgtgtatgtacatgtggaTTTgtattatgaattaaaaaaaatagttgtggaCAACTTATAGCTTCTTtcgtctttttttattattagacaGTGCGCATACTTAGCTTGTTTGAGTTGTAATTGTAAATTTAATTGTGCCTGGAACAAAAGAAAGTGAAAATGTTGTGTGACAAATCTGCTTTGGTTAAAGTTAAACCAAAGATGGAAATGTCAGTCATAGTGCAAACTCTTGAAATTGAAGCGCTTTCGGTCGGTGAAACCTGCCATCTGCAGACACACAACACATAGCTATGCTCGAAGATTtaagcacattttaatattcatactaatatttagaaaaacattgtgggattttttttacacattttacaaGCAGAAATACTGGTACTTTAAAAGAACTCACCTGACTTGGATCTCTTGTGAAATATCTCTTTTCAATCACCTATGTGGAGATACGGTTGATGTTTTTAACACATTCTAAATGCTTTAAAGCTTTATGATTCAAGAAATGAATTAACAAATGGTTTAAACATGGTAAATTTGCGCCTCAACGTAGAACCGCCTTTTGAAGAAGAGTTAACTTAACTTGAAAAATAACACTTAAAAGTCCATGTCAATACAATCTTCTGCGTTTTTGTCACTTAATCTTACCTTGTCAAAGAATCGGCTCAGTTTCACTGCATTAGAGGTGCCGGCAGCCAAGTATCGTAGATTGGTGCAGTCCTGGAGGAAGAAAGcatcattttcatatttattattcatgatGCTGGATCTTGTTTGACTATTAAAAAGTGGTTTGTAATGAAGAACCTCTTCCAAAAACCTCCTGTATATCTGACATTCATGTTTTCTATCTAAACAATCACTAGGTGTCACCATCGGTATTTTAATTGCCAATGTGAAGGCTTGATGAGCAAGTAGTACTTATAGCAGTTttcctgaattaaaaaaaaaaaagacgtacAAGATTGATCTCCTCTGCGTTGAAGTCTTCAGACAAGAAAGCAGTTCGGGTAAGAACTTCACTCCGTTTGGTCTCTGCAATCTGGTCAAACTTGGTGCCAATGAGGAGCAATGGCACTGGATTCTCTGCAAACTGTTCACGGTCATAGTCACTGCAGGAAAACAATAATCTGTTATCACTTTACAGATAACCCTCAAAAAGAACATTCAATGTCAAAGCACACCATCAAAAGCACATACCCATTTGAGACAATGACCCCAGTTGGTGACGAATCCTTATTTAAAGCTTCCAGCGACCACCGATAGAGATTCTGAGAGGATTTTTTATTCGTCAGATCGTGTACTAAAATAATTCCTGAAATGATAAGAGAGTTGAGAATAAGAATGATTGAGAAATATTCTTGACGCATGGATGGAATGCTACCATTGACTGAATTATAAAAGACAGCTCTGGTGCTTTTGATACTGCTGGCGCTGCCGACCGAACCCCCGACATCCCATAGTTCAATGTAGAAGGTCTTTTCTTCCGGGGTTCCTTCTTTGTAGTCTTCAACCTGTATTACAAAATGACAAACACATTTGATGTTATGTTACTGTCCACAATGAAAGACCGCAGTTTTGTCAGTGTTAATCTTAAGGGAAATCTACCTTACCCGTACATCTACTGAGCATCCAACAGTCCAGGATGGATTCCCTAAAACCTGGTTTTGACACAAAAGATGGACTAAGGAGGACTTCCCTACACCTGTAAACAGGCAAAGCACAATGGACTGAGCAAAGGCTTTATTAAACTATTATATCAGTTAAACAACTCATCCAAACTCCAGCATGAAAAGATAGagttaattttgtattaaattcaGGGGCTAGTATATATGACAGTGATTTAaccagtaataaaaaaataaaaagcaatatCTAGCTACAACTTTGTAGTACAGTATACAAACTGGAACATGACATGTAGAGCCACAACTGCGGTATAGGATACTTTTTATTAAGGGCTATAGATGCGATGTGCATATAAATATATCATAAGACAtacgttattaaaaaaaaaagaatgtacttGCCGGAATCGCCTAAAACTAGCACTTTTACTCTATCAAGAGAAGCCATGATCTGACAGCAGTTCTTGACAGTGTACCGGAAAAATAACACGACAAAGCCCCGCCTACCTGTGATAAACTGCAAGACTATTGGTGAGATTAGAAACACCCACCTCactgttttgtctttttattgggTTAGGCATGTTTATGTCGTCCAATTAGATTAAAGAAAGACGTTTTATTCCGGTTTTACGTTGTCTTTCCGGGGTATCTTCTCAAATCTGACACAGGATGCGTGCTATTAAATGTAACCATCAAACCTAAAATTTAGCTACTCCCgtgtttattttcaataatGTTGTAATTTCTCTGAAGCGAGAACGCCTCCAGAGGACAGATCTTGTGTATATTTAGAATTTTACGGACTTTTACAGGTAAGTTGAACTGGTGAGAAAGCACATTCATCAGTCTTCTCCATCAATATCATTCTAATATGATATCGTTATCTTATTTACCAACGTTATAATATACCCAAAATAGTGTGGATACTATGTAACTTGAATGCAGTGTTGtttgatttcatttaaaataaagatcTTAAAATGTATCGATTTCCAACAAGTTAACATACTAATGGCGCCTCAAAGTGGCTTGTTAATATACTATCAATTATATGAGTGATTACTATTTACATTCAAGTTTTGATAAGGATATGTTGAATACaatcacaacaaaacaacataatacTTTGAATTGTATGGATGATTACATCATACGTGTCAATAGTTATATTTTTAACATAATCCTTGCCCCTCATCCTTTGGACCACATTCTTCCATAGCACAAGATGATGGAGCCAGAACTCTTGACCGAGGTCCCTGCTGCACTGAAGCGTCTCGCCAAGATGGTAGTGAGGGGTTTCTACGGGGTCGAGCACGCCTTGGCCTTAGATGTGCTCATTCGCAACCCGTGCGTCCGTGAGGAAGACATGCTGGAGCTGCTCAAGTTTGACCGGAAACAACTGCGCTCTGTACTCAACACCTTGAAAGCTGATAAGTTTGTCAAGTGTCGTATGAGAGTAGAGACGGCCCCAGATGGAAAGACAACGCGACATAACTACTACTTCATCAATTATAGGTGATTTTTCCCTTGATTACTTTTCATATACATTATTCTTTATCAGTCcgacaaaatataaatatacacaatttCTTTTGCAATATAAAACAAGGAAAATAGCAATTTCATCAACAACTTAAGTGCACAGTGTGCACCTCCAAAAGGATGCCATAATCATCAGTGGCTACAGAATTAAGAGCCATTTTTGCTTCACTGTATGCATTGGGGTAAAATTGGCCATTCATTCCTGACAGAGTCTTAGTGAATGTGGTCAAGTACAAACTGGATCACATGAGACGACGTATAGAGACGGATGAACGAGATTCCACCAACCGTGCCTCATTCCGATGTCCCTGCTGCTTTTCTACTTTCACTGATCTTGAAGCCAATCAGCTCTTTGACCCCATGACaggtaagattaaaaaaaaaaaaaaaaaaaactaactcaaGTAAGTCACTTATTTGGTCATCTATATTTTAACTCTGTCTAGTTTGGCAAATAAACTGCATAATCGATTTTACATGTTAGAAAGatattatttattcttattcttGTGGGACTTAAGTATTATTGGACTTGCACGTTTCTGCTCACATAATTACACAATGTTGAGTGACtggaaaatatgtcaaatatataATTAGCTTTCATCTGCACCAGGGACTGTACATACTTTGCATTTTCagtattttaattgattttttttccagtctgaATGGCTTTTTTCGGCTTAGTTTCACACAAACGGTGACACACAAAGTAGAAGCGGGGATTGTGCTAATGCTGGAACAGGTCCCATTATTGACAGTGAAATCAGCACGGGAAGCAGATGGCCTCTTACAGGAAGAAGAGGATGTGTATACAAGGTCCCAAACCCCTTAGCTGCGCAATGCAGTGTTCATAGCATACCCCctcgaggaaaaaaaaatgcactgtggGATAAACTACAGTACTTGAGGGGTGGTCTTGGGTCAGTCTGTAGTGTCATTAAAGTGAAACACATTTGCAATCCTTTAGACAAGCCAAATTCTGATACTTTTAAAATTGGAACACATGCATATAAACTATTTATTtcacaatgttttatttcatccaTTGTTGTGACATCCCCTTGCCTGGTGCCTGttgttagctaggataggctccagctccccctgCAaggaaaagcggttcagaaaatgaatgtatgaagaTAAATTGTTGCAACACCTTCCTCCTTTAAGTCATTTGAACATTAATATCTTCATATTGGAGCTGAAAGCTTTTATTTCAATCACATTTGATTGAACAACAGTTTATCTTGGCGTTCATTGACTTTGACAAAAGGCACCGTTTGTACTCATTCCATTCCAATTACCACATTGCATTTTTATCCAAACAAGTATCAATTCAATAGTACAGCATTCAATTaatgaaaaacaacttttgACATACAATGTTACTACGTTGGAAACAGATTAAATACTGGATTTTAGAGTAGGGATCTCATGGTTCCTAGTAAATTCTTATAAGGGTCTTCACACAGGTACATTCCGTTGCACATTCTGTCAGACGGAAGTAGAAGAAGATGAATCAGTGTGTCCCGATGCAAGGACATTGGTGGCACGATTTAATGAACAGATAGAGCCCATCTATGTGCTTCTCCGTGAGACAGAGGATGTGAACTTGTCTCACGATCTGTTGGAGCCTGAACCCACAGAGATCCCTGCTCTCAAGCAAAGGTTAGTTTCTGCCACATTTATAGTCATATGGGCCCTCAAATCCTGGGGATATGACTTAGCAGCAGAAAGCCACTAACGTGGATCTTTGTTTTAGTCGTGAACGCAACGCGGCGGCTGCTGCTAACGCTGCAAGTGGACCACACCGGGAAGCCTGGTCCAACAAAGGCTCATCCTACGCTGACCTTTACACACAAAATGTTGTCATCAATATGGAGGCGCAGGATGACCTACAAAAGCAAGCAAATGAGGCCACGGCAACCAAGGAGAGGCCTGTCTGGTTAACACAGAGCACTGTGCAGGGAGCTTACAACGAGATGGACATGCTCAAGAACCGTAAGTGTGCTTTTTTTCACGGATTCTTGTAATAGATTAAGAAAAACTCCCAAAGCGAGAGCCAGTATGTCTTTAAATGCAAATGCAAATAGTTGATGGGTATTCATCACTGTAGCTTGTTGTAGGCCACCTTGAGAATGATGTTATAATGAAGGTATTACCATTTATGGAGGCTATTTTCTCGTATAGTATAAAAGTCGTGCTTTactgctatttttttataatctatAGGGAGAATACGTTCACATATTTTTGTTTGGCAAATTGGCTAACACTGTACCGTGTCTATATACATTATTCTATTGCTCATCTAAAGTTAATTGCCGTTTCCCATAGTTTCCATTCTCTGTTCAAAGGCGGTTATCTCTTTTGGTCAAGTTATGATAATGACTAACATCACCAAAATTCTTTTCAATCATAAACGCTCGGTTTGAAATATTTGTGAGCTTGGTTGGGGTCTGAATAAGCAAGCGCGGTAATGTATTATCGATCAGAAAAGTTAATATAATGTATaaagttaatgtttttttaaatgatatcacTAGTAAAACTTCAAACAAATTGAACGTCTATCATCGACAAAGGCAGACAatgattttttacatttttcaatagACTTTGCATcagtttatacatttttttccacaggtgGGGACAATGTGGCCGGCATCCAGGACGGAGCCGGTCAACCTGGAGCTGGCCTGTCCGAAGAAAACGAGGAAGTAATGCGTGCCCTTCTCATCCACGAGAAACGAGCTGTACCGGCACCAGGTGGAGGCGGAGCTAATACCGCCACCAGGGGGCTAGCATCCACCACTGCCAATGCGAGCGACTCCGAGAGCGACACCAGCGAATCCGACGACGAGGCGCCCTCCGGTCCTCCCCCTCACATAGCCGCTGCCGCTCCTGTGCGAGttgcggaggaggaggaggatgatgacgatgactTTGAGGAGGTAGGAGATGAGCCCATGGTGATGGTGGGAGGCCGACCGTTCTCTTATAGAGAAGTGAGCCAGAGGCCGGAGCTTGTAGAACAGATGTCTGCACAGGAGAAGGAAGCCTACATTGAAATGGGACAAAAACTATTCCAAGACATGTACTTTTGAGCACACATGTATTTTGTACAAACGTATATAGATGCTCCTTCCCAAGTAAATCATATGCTTTGTCAGTGTTGCCTCAGGTTATTCAGCTTGTAGTATTCATTCCAAATTATGGTGTGCATTTTGCAAGCCAGCTATACATTTTgcgctaatgttttttttttgttttgttacagttttttattacattgagtcatatttctgtccaatactATCAATGCTAGTCGAAAGGGATTATGATGGGCAACTTGCTTAAAGGCTCAATGAATTACTCAATCAAAGGAGCAATCTCTTGTGACATTGCAgtttatctaaaaataaatgagttttGAATGATACAAGCTTCACGTTGAGCCAGCCATGTCTTCTACACTTATCTCgtttagcttttattttgtcTGCTTTAATATTGGTAGTGCTTATCGCTGTAAATGTCAAGTTGGGGGCTAGCACCATTTTAAAACAGCCTTGTGTGATGGACAAATGCTTCTGCTGCCCTTTACTCAAGACAAGATAAGggatattaaaagaaaataactactaatccaggggtgggaaaactggTCCTCGAGTGCAGTTTTCCTTCCAGCAAAGGCATTTTAACCAATAAGATTTCTGCACAAAACCAGAAGCACCTGACGGCAATCCACTGATGGCACTTCTATGATACCAG
Above is a window of Stigmatopora nigra isolate UIUO_SnigA chromosome 11, RoL_Snig_1.1, whole genome shotgun sequence DNA encoding:
- the rabl3 gene encoding rab-like protein 3 yields the protein MASLDRVKVLVLGDSGVGKSSLVHLLCQNQVLGNPSWTVGCSVDVRVEDYKEGTPEEKTFYIELWDVGGSVGSASSIKSTRAVFYNSVNGIILVHDLTNKKSSQNLYRWSLEALNKDSSPTGVIVSNGDYDREQFAENPVPLLLIGTKFDQIAETKRSEVLTRTAFLSEDFNAEEINLDCTNLRYLAAGTSNAVKLSRFFDKVIEKRYFTRDPSQMAGFTDRKRFNFKSLHYD
- the gtf2e1 gene encoding general transcription factor IIE subunit 1 is translated as MMEPELLTEVPAALKRLAKMVVRGFYGVEHALALDVLIRNPCVREEDMLELLKFDRKQLRSVLNTLKADKFVKCRMRVETAPDGKTTRHNYYFINYRVLVNVVKYKLDHMRRRIETDERDSTNRASFRCPCCFSTFTDLEANQLFDPMTGTFRCTFCQTEVEEDESVCPDARTLVARFNEQIEPIYVLLRETEDVNLSHDLLEPEPTEIPALKQSRERNAAAAANAASGPHREAWSNKGSSYADLYTQNVVINMEAQDDLQKQANEATATKERPVWLTQSTVQGAYNEMDMLKNRGDNVAGIQDGAGQPGAGLSEENEEVMRALLIHEKRAVPAPGGGGANTATRGLASTTANASDSESDTSESDDEAPSGPPPHIAAAAPVRVAEEEEDDDDDFEEVGDEPMVMVGGRPFSYREVSQRPELVEQMSAQEKEAYIEMGQKLFQDMYF